The window CCATCAGCATTCATTACGTAAATATTTGTATTCCCATCTCTATTAGATAAGAATAGAAGTTGCTCCCCATCAGCAGACCAGTTAGGTGCCCAATCATCACCCTTATCATCGGTTAACTTCACCACATTCTTAGCATAAATATCTGTTACATAGATACTCTTACTCTTCTCCTTATCACTGACAAAGAAGAATTTAGCCTCTCTCTTACTTTCAAGAGCAATCTCTTCATTAAATAACTTATCCTTACCTTCTAGATTAATTACTTTAGTCCATACCATATAACCTGGAGAACTGACCTTTACTAATCTGTCTTCTATAGTAGGGTTCTCTATTACAGGGATTTTTTTAATTGTAAAATAACCATTAGCATCAGTCTCAACCAGCTGATTACCTATCTCAACAGTAACCCCTGCTAAGGACTCCCCTTTAAATCTATCGATTACCTGTCCACTTAAATTCATATAATTTCTTTCTAATTGAATAGAGATTGATTTATCCCCTTCTTCTAACAGAACCTGCTTAGTCTTAGCAATGTAATCTTTACCACTTAACCTGACTACACTATCTTTACCATCAATATCCTCAATTACAGGAATATTATTAACAATAAAATATCCTTGATTATTTGTCTTTACAACTTGATTTCCAACCTCCACAGTAATCCCTACTAAAGGCTCTCCTGTGAACTTATCAGTTACATTACCTCTTAAATTCATAAATTTATCATCTTGACAACCTATTACTGTTATAGAAACCACAAGTAATAATATAAGTAATTTTAATCTTCTCAACATAAATCCTCCCTTCAATTTATTAGAGCATACTATCTTAATTCAATAATAATATAAATTTTATCACTTCATGGGTATATTGCGATGCTTCTTTCAATTAATAATTAAGGTCTTTAAAAAGGAGAAGAATTAGCCCTAAAGGATAAGTTCAACTAAAGTTCAGTAAGAAAAACACTTACTTCACTAAGTTTCCTTTATATTTGAGCGAAGCAAATATTCTAAACAAATAATAATAACAATGTAATCTTTGAATTAGAACTCTAAGATTTATTGATTTCAATAAATTTTGATTGCGTAGTGAGTGGGCTCTACCACGAAGAGTCTTGCTCTAGGTTTACCACGAAGGGTTTGGTTCTTAAACCCGTAGGTAGATTCGTAGGTTAATTCTTTTCTAGACCGGGCTGCCCTTGCCACGAAAGGGTTACTTTATAACCCCGAAGGTAAAACTCGTAGGTTTGGTTACTTTTGCGGCAATGGGCTTTGAAGGAAGAGTTATTTCTTCCTGAATGATGCCTTTGGGTACAAAAGTAACACGAGAACGCCCTGAAAGAAGTGCCCTTGGGGTGAAAGCTGATAAGCTTTCTCGTAATAGTTTTTTGTTGAAGATTTGTTTGCCTTAAAAAAAATAACTTTGCAATACCTATCTATTGTACCAATTTTATATTAGCATAGAAATATTAATCCAAGGATTACATTACTCAAACTCAACAATATCTCCCTTCAAAGTTACATCTTCAGACTCTATAATTTCAGCAATAACCGCTCCTTTACTGATACTAATAATCTTAACACTACCAATAGGCAGACTTACTGCTTTTTCAACACTCTTTTATAAAGTAGATTTAATTTAAAACAATAACTACTTTACAGTTATTAAAAATTCCATTACTTCCCCCTACTTGTTCTAAGCTTCTAGCATCTTTATCATCTAAAATTAGGTCAGTACTATATCTTCCCTTAACCTTTATAGCATTAATAATCAATGGATTCTTACCTACTCTTGGATTGGCCTTAGCATCTGCTAGGCTTCTATTGTAACCTACAATTCCTTGAGTAATGACCCCATCACTTTGAATCTTACTCATACCATAAACTAAACTTCCATCCTCACTATAAATCTTTGGAGCTAGCGCTGGCTTGGCATCTATATTCAATGTATTGATAATGACTCCTGTATAATCACTATCTACTAAATTAGCAGATTCTTCTGAAGTATCGTTACTATTATCAAAATTATCATTATTATTAAAGGTTTTACTACTTTCTTTACTTATACTAGGGAAAATCGCTTTCATAATACCATCTTTTCCATAGAATTGAACTTGCATTACAACTTGATATACCTTATCTGCCACTTTCTTCTCTTCAATAATTTGGGCACCTCTTACTACACCACTTACTCTCTTATTGATAATATCAGATTGGATTTGAGCATTCTTAACGGTCTGTTCAGAATCTATTTGAACCCCCCTAACTGTCTCTAGTAACCTTCTTTGTGCCATTGTAATAGCAGCTTCTCTAGCCATAATCTTAGCTTGAGCCTCATTTGTAATATAATCAGGAGCAACACCATAGCCAATTGCCTCTACTACTGACTTTTCCCAATCAGTAACTGTATTATCACCTTCATCAAATAATCCCTCTGCAAAAGAGAATTGGGTTCCAATGAACAATATCATCACTATAACTAATAAGATATTAATTCTTTTATTCATACTTATAACCTCCTTAACTTAATTATTTAACCTCTAAGATTAACTTTCCTTCTGACATATTCTTAATTTCAAAACTGAAAGGAACCTTCTCTTCCAACTCTATTGCTATATCAAAAACCTCCACGGCAGGTTCTAAATCTATATCAAAGGTGAGCAATTCATTGCCAAACTCTCTAAAGAATACATTTACTACTCCTGACAGAGTAGGCAGAGTTCTCTTTATTTGACCTAACTGACTTAATGAACTGATACCATTAATTTGTAATTGAATAGTCTTCTCTTGCTGAATTAAGTCATTACTCATCTTATTGATTAATTTATCTGTAATATTCCCTGTAGCTTCTATGATTGACTTTTTAGCAGCCATCTCCTTATTGATTCCTACACCCTTACCATCATCAGTTACAGCAGCAATAACTTGTGCTGTAGTTGCATTGATAACACGAGCTTCAACTTGGGCATTATACGATTTCAAGCTTCTAGCGATACCATCTAAAGTATTTCTTAAATCAATATAATTTGACCTAATACTACCTATCACAACAAAATCAGCTTTTAATTGTATCCCCAATTTAACGGCCAAATTATAATCTCCACTGATAATTGATCTTCTTTCTTCTCTATTAATCACTGAATCAATCTTATAACGATCTATCACTTGGAACCCTGACTCTATAAACTTATTCATCATTTCAGTCTCTGCCAAACTATCTGGTAATTTAACATAATAGTCGTCCATTTCCTGGGAGATTAAAACCATAACTCTTGGATTGCCAATCCTTTTTATATTCAGCTTCAAAGCATCTAAATCATCTGCTAATACTTTTGTTCCAACTCTAACTTTAAGTTTGACTATATAGATATCATCATCAATTGATTGATCGATTATTTGATACCCTTTTACATATCCTTGGCTACTTTTTAGAATCTTATCTTCAATTAATCGAGCATTCTTTACCATGGTTGAAGAGCTAATGAAGGTACCTACAGCCTGCTCTACAGCCCTTCTTAATCCATCGTTAATGGCTTTTTTCTCAGTATTAACTAAACCATCACCTCCTAAATATGCTTTCCCCTTAGTCTCTATGACAATACTATCTTCAGCTAACACAGATTGTGTAAAGCTAAAAATAATTATTAAAGCCACAAATAATTTATATAATCTCTTCTGCAACATTATAGCCACTCCCATCTTCTAGTTTCACAATTACCTATATTAATTCTATGCACTTACATTAATTCCCTTGTTAAAAATGTATTAATTTATTATCAGTTGCTTTTAGAAGCTTTTACTACCTCCCTTTAATATCCTTGGTGTAGCTGTTATCCGTTAGTATCAGCTAATTAGTAAAAACAGCTTTCAATACTTATACTCTTATATACAGTGATATTAATTCAATATGAATAAAGAAGAAGCAGATTAATCTGCTTCTTCTTTATTCTAAAACTCTATTTTAAGATTTAAAGCACCTTCTACCCCTTGGGATTTATTAAATAATCCCATTAAATCAGAAATACCTAAATCTGCTTCAAATATCCATAACTTCAATCCCATTCCTGCTGACCAATCAAAGTCCTTTCTAAGTGTAGAATAACTTATTCCAGTCCTTAATGGTAAAAACTCAAGCCATGTTAACTCTGTTGCAGTAGCAAATTTATGATCTCTTTGACCATCATGATAACTTGTATATGAATAATCAGCAAATAAATCAATATTTTCATTCCAGTTCATCTTTCCACCTAAGCGAATAGTAGATGGTAGTTGATACTTTAACTCTTCATCTTTAACAACTTCACTATCTCCAACCTCTTCAAATTCTTCTGTAGCTTCGTTATATTCATATCTAATTTCATGAATCTTATTTACTTTTAAAGCACCTATATTCATTACACTAAAACCAAGGCTATACTTATCATTTAAGTCTGCATATACTCCAAAATCAAAAGCTGAGCCCTTTGCCGCGTTATCACTAATACCTTCTAATTCATTATATTTAGCTACAAAGTAGCCATCTCCTCTTACTACAGCATCTCCATTTTCATCATAAGTGATTATAGTAGTACCATTACCCTCTAAAGCAAAGATTGCTCCAGATAACTGATGATAAGTCAGCCCCATCCTTAAATCTTTTAATTTCCACTCCTCTTTTAGCTCCTCAGGGCTGATGGAAAAATTGATACCGATATCGCCATAAACTGCTCCAGAACCTTTACTACCATTAAAGTTATAAGTCTTGCCAATTTCATTCCCCTTTAATAATAGCTCGGTTACATCATTGGATAATTCAACTAGTGCAGAACCTCTACCTTCTGAGCTAATAGCTACAGATCCTACAACCAATTTGAAACCGTTATTTGAATCTGCCCCTACCAAAAATCCATCTTCAACCTTGTCCAATAAATCATCCTTCATACCATCATCAATATAATCATTAATCAATAGGTTATTCCATAGACCACCTGCTAGTCCAAGTTCAAAGGTAAAGCGATCTAGTGTAGCATTAACCGCTCCCGGATTACCATAAATAGCATCTGCTCCTGTCACTGTAACAAACTCATCACTAAGACCAATAGTCTTAGCTGAAGAAGCAGCCTCTATATTAGTATTTACCGTTGAAATTAATATTAAGAACAATAATGAAATCATCATAATAGTTTTAAACATTTACTCTTCACCCCCTATTTTATTCTTTGTTTTGATTGACTTTAAGTACTAAAACTCCATAAGATTCAATACTAATCTCTTGATCAGGTGTAAAACTAGCAGTATCTGTACCATTTCCTACCTTTACTTTCATTGCTAAATAACTTTTATCTTTAAACTTATTTAGAACCTCTTGATTAAATACAAATTCCTTTGTAGCTTCTCCCAATGGAATATCTACTATTTTATCAATAAAGACATAAGTATTATCAAAAGTTGGACTATTTCCTACATAAAGATCGATTGAAATAATAACATTAGACCCTAGGTTATTGACTGTCTTCGTTACTAATCTACCCTCTTTTAATCCATCATTAATCCTATCTATATCATCATTGCTAATATCAAAACTAGATATTTCTTCATATACTAAATTACTATCTTCAACTTTTAAATTGTCTGCATCTTCTGGAGGAAGATTAATTATTAATGACCCATAGATAGCTGTATCTAAAGTAACTGATTGAGTAGAATCATAATTAACAGTACTGGCGGTTGTATTTAATTTTCCTGATATAAATAACTCATCACTTATATTTGTATCTGCTGGAAGATCATAATACCCATCCCCATTAGTATCTGTAATAGTAACTCCTCCAAGCGTAAAGTTACTTATCTCAAAATCTAAATTACTATCTACAGGAAATAATGTATTCAATCGTAGATGAGCCCCTTCACTTCCAGTTATAGCAGTATTACTCCCAAAATTTAAACTTGGTGTGAAATTAAGAGTATCCATACTATTAAGTTCACTAGCATGAAGTCCCTTTACTTTACTAATCTCCAAAGAGGATGAAGTTATATCTACTGTAAAAGTAGTTGTTCCTGAACTCTGGATTCCCTTAACAGCTAATTTCATTCCACTCTCTAAAGTTTTTTGGGCTAAATCCATCTCTAAACTCTTTGTAGTGCCTACAGCAACATTTTCAAAGGTAACACTAGAAATTACTGTACCCTGTGAGTTCTGTAATTCGATAGTCAAATTATCCAACTTATTTTCTATAGATTCTTTATTGGTATTATTCAAAAATACATTAAATTTATTTATTGAAAGATTCTTACTAGATAAGGTTATGCTATCAAATTTATCAAATGGAATAGGATCAAGTATTACTTTACTAAACTCTCCATTTTCAGCAGCACCATCAGCTGACAAATTTACTAAAACGGAATTTAATGTAATAGGTTTCAAATTAATCTCTGTTTCCTTCTTGATTTCATTCTCTTTTGCTCCCACTAATATTAAACTAATAGTACTATCTGCATTAATCTTATAACCAAACTCTTTAAATTCTTTAGTATCAAGCAATTCAGCTAATGCATTACTCTGCTTAATAGCTGGAGCCTGTAAAGCCACATCCCATGCTGGACCAAAGGTACCTCGACTATTCTCAGAACAGCCTGAGAATACTAAAGAAGAGGCTATAACAATCAAAAGTAGAGTCAACATCTTCTTCATTTCCATAATTTCACTCCTTTTTTAAAGTATTATTAATTTTTATATAAATCTTATAATTTTCTATCAAATTAATGTAAATTACCTTCTCTATGAATAACATCATAAGCAAAAAGAACATAATCAATCTCAGCAGTTGTCATCCCTTCTTCTTTAGCTAATTCTCTAACTATCTTAATGATAAGTAGATAATCTTCAGGTTCAAAACGCTCCTTCTCTCTAGTAAAATAACCTATTCGATAAAGTGCTGCCCATACTCTAGTATCAATCACACAATGCTGTTTCTCATCTAAGCTGGTCAAAATAGCAGAAGCAGTTGGTGTTCCTCCCCCCTTTAAACTACTCAATAAAACAACTTGAGCAAACTCATCATTAATCTTATAAGCTATCTCTATAATACTCTCTACTCGCCCTTCTGGATTCTTATGTACATGATAAGAGCTTCTTGTAGAATTGAGATGAGCCAATCGATATAATTCATCTTTACTTAGATATCCTTTCTGATGATACTCCTTTCCATAAAGAACATAGAAAACTAAATTATTTAATTATAATTTATAAATTCTATAAGAATATAATAATTCCTCTATATTTTTCTTAGATATAACAAACTAGAGAAGAATCGATAAATTTTATATAACTATCTATTCTTATTACCAACAAAAAAAGGACTACTGAAAAGTAGTCCTTTAAGCTAAATCTTAATACCTATCTTCAATTGTAGTATCGGTATAGAAATGATTTAATATATCTATATATTGATAGTTATCATCTGCCATTGCAGCTACTGCAACTTGATCCATACCAACACTGTGTCCCCAACCACCACCATAGAATAGGAAACTGACTAGTTTACCATCTTGATATTGTGGTTGAATCCAGAAACGATTACTGCGTAAACCACCAAATTTAGAACGTAAGCTATAAGTGATTTCTTTCTCCTCTTCTGTTCCCACTACTAATAGAGATTTTACACTACCAGCTTTTCCTCTATAGGTAGGAACAATCTTCTTAATTCCTTTAATTCCCAAGCTATTTTCTAAATATTCTACTGAGAGATTACGTTGCCAACGATAATGGCTCTCCTTTGTATACTGTAATGCTTTGGAATATGAATCTGGAGACTTCCTCAACCAGTCCTTTAATTCTGCAGGATTTAGAGGGAATTGAGAATCTTCTTTTTCAGTAGACACTGCTCTTAAATAACCTATTTCAAAGGTCCATACATCTTCACTATTCTCTGTATATCCTCCAGAGTTGGCACTATAAACAGCATTAACTGCTTTACCATTATAAGTCATCACTTCACCTGCTGTCTCTAGTACAGCTTGATTGGAATTAGGATGTTCCCGATTAATTCCTCGATAAGCAGCACAGTGAACGTCAGAACATAAGTCATATCCATCTTTAGAGTGCTTACCTAAGTTAGCTAGTGTATAACTTCTAGCAGCTACCGCCTGTGTCTTTAGAGCCTCTATAGGCCATAACGCTGACATTTCAGAAGGAATAACAGCCATTAGATATTCTTCCATATGAACTAAGTTAACTACAGTAATTCCCTTCTCTTGAGGAATTAACTCTAATGCTCCACGATATTGGCGATCTTCAATACCTCCCCAATAATATCCTCTTCCATAAATTATATTATGCACTAGTACTGGAGCATACTCTTTGGGTCTTACTTGAATAGAGTCACTAAACACTATCTCTTTCTCACCAGCTATTAGATAGTACTTATCATCTCTAATAATAGCCTTTACAAGCTCTGACTTCTTACCTTCTAAAATAATTTTTTCCCCTTCTTTGATTATAAAGTCACTACCTACTCTAAAATATACCTCTTCTTCATCCTCGATAATTCCTATTCTCAACTCTCTTCCTGGGCTTTCAATAGGTTTTATCTCCTTGAAAGTCACCACTTTAGGAATCTCTCTCTTTCTCTCTTCTGGCAATGTTAAATCTTTATCATCAAAATATTCTG of the Orenia metallireducens genome contains:
- a CDS encoding CsgG/HfaB family protein, with amino-acid sequence MLQKRLYKLFVALIIIFSFTQSVLAEDSIVIETKGKAYLGGDGLVNTEKKAINDGLRRAVEQAVGTFISSSTMVKNARLIEDKILKSSQGYVKGYQIIDQSIDDDIYIVKLKVRVGTKVLADDLDALKLNIKRIGNPRVMVLISQEMDDYYVKLPDSLAETEMMNKFIESGFQVIDRYKIDSVINREERRSIISGDYNLAVKLGIQLKADFVVIGSIRSNYIDLRNTLDGIARSLKSYNAQVEARVINATTAQVIAAVTDDGKGVGINKEMAAKKSIIEATGNITDKLINKMSNDLIQQEKTIQLQINGISSLSQLGQIKRTLPTLSGVVNVFFREFGNELLTFDIDLEPAVEVFDIAIELEEKVPFSFEIKNMSEGKLILEVK
- a CDS encoding PD40 domain-containing protein, translating into MRRLKLLILLLVVSITVIGCQDDKFMNLRGNVTDKFTGEPLVGITVEVGNQVVKTNNQGYFIVNNIPVIEDIDGKDSVVRLSGKDYIAKTKQVLLEEGDKSISIQLERNYMNLSGQVIDRFKGESLAGVTVEIGNQLVETDANGYFTIKKIPVIENPTIEDRLVKVSSPGYMVWTKVINLEGKDKLFNEEIALESKREAKFFFVSDKEKSKSIYVTDIYAKNVVKLTDDKGDDWAPNWSADGEQLLFLSNRDGNTNIYVMNADGSNLRQVTFTTTDKESPVWLDKNTILFASNRDGDFDIYKSDLTGTYLQRLTDNNYYDSQIAYSSKYQSIAYISATTGERKLHVMQEDGTAKMLLNSGFGTDSQPAWSGDEEEIIFNNYSSGKSIIYQIAPNGSNLKDIMKVNGRVYNYALWDREEQLILYVSDGIEGREINLFTRKEEKREIISKKKVNYNEPEWQD
- a CDS encoding SpoIID/LytB domain-containing protein, translating into MWNKLEDKYLKVTAIGVILLSLISSGIFAYYNHSSQQEVKENQEEQVVYDLDKLLDEARSLYYQGEYDESIEKYKQILEYKDNKIARENLASVYETLGEYSLVIKEYEAILEKEDYVDIRLDLAIAYYNLDKINEAKIELEKILNSQSEDKFILRDTNYYLSLISFKEENYQQAEDYIRSALGYNNFALGYYQLGKINFVQGKYSIAIDNYKKALTTDGSLKGVNRMIALSYLNLGEDRNAVIYLKQANKENSSDQAIQENLDRLKEEHPEYFDDKDLTLPEERKREIPKVVTFKEIKPIESPGRELRIGIIEDEEEVYFRVGSDFIIKEGEKIILEGKKSELVKAIIRDDKYYLIAGEKEIVFSDSIQVRPKEYAPVLVHNIIYGRGYYWGGIEDRQYRGALELIPQEKGITVVNLVHMEEYLMAVIPSEMSALWPIEALKTQAVAARSYTLANLGKHSKDGYDLCSDVHCAAYRGINREHPNSNQAVLETAGEVMTYNGKAVNAVYSANSGGYTENSEDVWTFEIGYLRAVSTEKEDSQFPLNPAELKDWLRKSPDSYSKALQYTKESHYRWQRNLSVEYLENSLGIKGIKKIVPTYRGKAGSVKSLLVVGTEEEKEITYSLRSKFGGLRSNRFWIQPQYQDGKLVSFLFYGGGWGHSVGMDQVAVAAMADDNYQYIDILNHFYTDTTIEDRY
- a CDS encoding LPP20 family lipoprotein, yielding MNKRINILLVIVMILFIGTQFSFAEGLFDEGDNTVTDWEKSVVEAIGYGVAPDYITNEAQAKIMAREAAITMAQRRLLETVRGVQIDSEQTVKNAQIQSDIINKRVSGVVRGAQIIEEKKVADKVYQVVMQVQFYGKDGIMKAIFPSISKESSKTFNNNDNFDNSNDTSEESANLVDSDYTGVIINTLNIDAKPALAPKIYSEDGSLVYGMSKIQSDGVITQGIVGYNRSLADAKANPRVGKNPLIINAIKVKGRYSTDLILDDKDARSLEQVGGSNGIFNNCKVVIVLN
- a CDS encoding DUF5723 family protein; the encoded protein is MFKTIMMISLLFLILISTVNTNIEAASSAKTIGLSDEFVTVTGADAIYGNPGAVNATLDRFTFELGLAGGLWNNLLINDYIDDGMKDDLLDKVEDGFLVGADSNNGFKLVVGSVAISSEGRGSALVELSNDVTELLLKGNEIGKTYNFNGSKGSGAVYGDIGINFSISPEELKEEWKLKDLRMGLTYHQLSGAIFALEGNGTTIITYDENGDAVVRGDGYFVAKYNELEGISDNAAKGSAFDFGVYADLNDKYSLGFSVMNIGALKVNKIHEIRYEYNEATEEFEEVGDSEVVKDEELKYQLPSTIRLGGKMNWNENIDLFADYSYTSYHDGQRDHKFATATELTWLEFLPLRTGISYSTLRKDFDWSAGMGLKLWIFEADLGISDLMGLFNKSQGVEGALNLKIEF